The sequence CCCGGCCGCGTTGACCAAGACGTCGACGCGGCCCAGTTCGGCGCGCACCTGGCCTACGGCTCGCTCGATCGCATCGGCATCGGCGAGATCCACCACCGCCGCGCTCGCTCGCACTCCACGGGCCCGGACCTGCTCGGCCGTCTGGTCCAGATCGGTGGATCCGCGGGCCAGTACCGCGACGTCGGCGCCGTCTGCAGCCAGGGCCAGAGCCGTTGCCCGTCCCAGGCCGCTGCTGCCACCGGTCACCAGCGCGATCCGCCCGCGCAGCCCTTCTGACCTGCTCACTTCTGCCTCCGGTCTCGCCGTCACGGCCGCCGGGGACCAGCCTGCCCGCTGCGGTCGACTGCTGCTGGGCAAGGTGGCCGAGAACACGACTCCAAAAGGGCCTGACAAGGCGGCTGCGCACGGCGGGGTGGCGCCCGGTATGTGCATCACCGAGCGGTGTTCACCGTAACTGTCTATGTGCCGTCCACCGGCGGCGCTCGGACAGCATCTACCGGCTGAGTTCGCAATGTCGGAGGCGGCCCCGATCTGCCATGGCTAACTCGCCGTTCTGAAATGAGCTCTAAGCGGCCGACGGCCGGCCCGGGGCGTCGCCGTCGGGGATCTCCTCGCGGGCCGTGCCCTGCCGGTCGGCCTCGCCCGCGGCCTCCCGTGCGCTGAGCCGGCGGTCGCGCACCACGGCGCCCGTGACGAGCGCGACGAGGACGGCGGCGGGCACGAAGAAGCCGACGGTCCCGATGATGCTCAGGCCGTCCATGGCGACGGGGTCGTAGCCGGACACGGCTCCATGTGACACCGATCGATGACACGATGTCAACCGGAGCGCCGTCAGTCGGAGCCGCGGCCTCTCCGCCGGTGGCCCGTGAAGGCCACCGGGCCCGGCTGCAGCTCGACCCGCTCGAGGGCCTCCTGGCCGGCTGACCGCGGACGCAAAGAGGGTCCCTCCCGCGATCGGAAGGGACCCTCGGTGCGCGGGTGCAGCTGCTGTCAGGGCGTCTCGGTGACGATCTGCGCGGCGAGGTACTGCGGCGCGCCCACCCGCTCGATCGCGGCGAGCTGCGCCTCGAACCAGTCGGCGTGCTTCTCCTCGTCGAGCACCATCTCCTCGAAGACCGAGGCCGTGCCGTGGTCGCCGAGGTCGTGGCACTCCTTGGCGGAGGCGTTGAACTGGGCGACGGCGGCCTTCTCGCTGTCGAGGGCCAGGACGAGCATCTCCTCGGCGGTCTCGCCCACCCGGATGGCGCCGAGGCGCTGCAGGTTGGGGTGGCCGTCGAAGAGCAGGATCCGCTGGATCAGGGCGTCGGCGTCGCGCATCTCGTCGATGGAGAGGTCGTAGAAGACCTTGCCGAGCTTCGGCAGGCCCCAGGCGTCGAGCATGCGGGCGTTGAGGAAGTACGTGTTGGTGACCGTCAGTTCGAAGGTCAGCGCGTCGTTCAGCAGTTCGACCACGCGGGGGCTAACGGGCTGCACCGGCTACTCCCAGCTCTCGCTCGGCCGGGCGCTCGGTGGTGCGCCCGGCTCGCACCGGGCAATGCTGACACACCAGGTCGCGGACCGAGTCGACGCAGTTGCCGCAGGTTCGTCCCGCTCCGGTGGCCCGTGCCACGTCGGCGACGCACCTCGCGCCGTTGGCGATCGCCTCGAGGACGTCGCGGTCGGTCACCACGTTGCAGTGGCACACGTACATGCAGTGGTCGCCTAACGGGAGACGGTGGGCGGACGGGCCCTGGTGCGCACACCTGGGCAACGCCTGGAGGTTAGCCTCTCCTAACCGGTTCGCGCCAGACCGCCCGGTCAGGAGCCGCCGACACGCCTGGGTTGCCGGCATCGCCGACCCGGCAGCCCGCGCCCGCACGCTCCTGCAGCTGCCGACCGATCCCCGGATCC is a genomic window of Blastococcus sp. HT6-30 containing:
- the bfr gene encoding bacterioferritin; this encodes MVELLNDALTFELTVTNTYFLNARMLDAWGLPKLGKVFYDLSIDEMRDADALIQRILLFDGHPNLQRLGAIRVGETAEEMLVLALDSEKAAVAQFNASAKECHDLGDHGTASVFEEMVLDEEKHADWFEAQLAAIERVGAPQYLAAQIVTETP